Genomic segment of Candidatus Hydrogenedentota bacterium:
ATAAACCGCCATCAGGGCCGTACCGTCGGCGAGCTGTACGATCTTGCCGTAGGGCGAGCCCGACATTCCGTCTCCGGCCTCCTTCGTGTATAGCGCCGCAATCCCCTCACTCCGCGCTGGCTTGCTCCAGGTCTTGCCGTTGTCCGTGGAGCGCATCGTGTGCACGCCTTCATTGCGCTGACCGGTCTTCTTCGGCTCGCCGCCGCTTGACTCGTATTCCCAGGTGATTATCGTGAACGCGGCAACGATGGTCCCGTCCGCGAGTTGCCCCAAGCCCGGATTGCGATCATCCGTCGGTCCGTTCACCAGCACACTCGGACCGCTCCAGGTCTTTCCTCCATCCGCTGAACGCAACAGATCGAGCCGCCCTTCCTGCCCGCGATGGGCCGCGCCACCGCGCACCACGCCCAGTAGCTCGTCATTCTGCAGGCGGATCAACACCGGGAAGTGCCCACCGCCCTCCACCAGCGTCGCGTGGTGCATCGGGGCGGAGACGAGAACAAGCATGGATAAAAGAAGAGCGTTCAAGATAGGCATCCCTCATTAGAAGTATAAAATGGGTTCTTGTGGACCATCTGAAGTCAGAAAATATTGAACCACGAATAGACACGAATTCACACGAATAAGAAAAGGAGATTTCCATCCTGGGATCGAACTTTCACAGGCCCGCAGCTTGGTGCCCAAAAATCAAAAAGAAAAAATTCTCTCTGAGGTCGCTGAAGTCTATTCCCGTTTCAAATTGCCTCCAGCCGCAGCAATTGCTCTTCTTATTCGTGTGTATTCGTGTCCATTCGTGGTCAAAGCATTTCGTCCTCTGGCCAAAATGTGACAGTGTATTATAGTGGGCAGTCGGGTAAGAATAAAAAGGCCCGTCGCGTTGCGACGGGCCCGACACGTACACTCAAGTGCGTGGCAATGATTATGCCATTGCGCCGATCAGGGCATTCGCTTCCGCCGGATGAGCCTTGCATTCCATCAGCGCGCGCAGCATCAGGGGGGCGACGATGGTCGCGTCCGATTCCACCACGAACATGGGCGTGTCTTCCGTGAGCTTGTCCCAGGTGATCTTCTCGTTCGGCGTCGCGCCGCTGTAGGAGCCGTAAGAAGTCGTAGAGTCCGAGATCTGGCAGAAATAGGCCCAGGGCTTGGCTTCCTGTTCGAGATCGTATTTGATCGAAGGCACCACGCAGATGGGGAAGTCGCCCGCGATGCCGCCGCCGATCTGGAAGAAGCCCACGCCGGGGCCTTCGGAGAGTTCGCCGTAGACGTCATAGAACCACGCCATGTATTCGATGCCGGATTTTGCGATGGACGCGCTGCAATCACCCGTCTTCACATAAGAGGCGAAAATGTTGCCGAAGGTCGAATCCTCGTGGCCGGGAACGACGATGGGGAGCTTGTGATCCGCCGCCGCCAGCAGCCAGCACGCATCGGGATCGCCCGTGCGCTTTTCGGCCTCGATCTGGTTTACCAGCTCATAGAAGTATTCGTGCCACAAGAGGCGTTCGCCCGCCGCCGTCGCCGCCTTCCAACGCGGTACGATGTACTTTTCCACCACGCGAAAGGCTTCGTCTTCGGGGATGGACGTGTCCGTCACCCGGCGCATCCGATCCTCCAGAATCCGCGTGTCGTCTTCCTTCCGCATGTAGCGGTATTCGGGGAAATCCTTGTAATGTTCGTGAGCGACCAGACGGAAGAGGGACTCTTCCAGGTTCGCACCCGTCACCGAGAGGCCATGGATCAGGCCCGCGCGAATGGCCGGGGCCAGCGTGATGCCGAGCTGCGCCGACGACATGGCGCCCGCGACGGCCCAAAACATTTTGCCGCCGCCCTCCACATGCCGCCAATAGGCCACCAGCGCGTCCCGCGTGGCGCGCGCATTGAAATTCTTGTAGTTGCCGAGTACGAACTCGAGGATGGGGAGCTGGGTGGATGGCACGGCGGTGTTCCTTCTTCGGAGACATCTATGGGGGTTACGTTTTTGAAGCGCCAAGGCACCGCTGCTCGTTCGGTGCCAGGACGGATTCGCTATTTTACAACATTCCGAGACCGACAATCGATTGCGACGGCACGCGACCAATTCGCCGGTATTCCAATAGGAAAAGTGCAACCACAAAGAACGCAAAGAACACAAGGAGAGCATTTATGGTCAGAGAGATATATAGAACGACAAGTTGTCTCGTCTTTGCGCTCATTGCGTTCTTTGTGGTTCAATCTCTTCACGTTTCGGGCGGCAAATGCGCCACCAACCTGTGAGATACAAGTGCTGAGGGTTTCGCATATGTTCATCCGCTCTATCGTCCTGTTTGCGTGTCTGTCACTGCCCGTCATCGCGCAAGACACCGCCTACCGCGTCGCCGCCGCCAAGGGCCCCTACTTCCTGTGCGACGACCGGGTTACCGAAGATCGCTGGATGGTTGAGCGTTTCGCCGCGCCCCTGGTGAAGCATCCGAACAATCCGCTCATTACGAAGACCGGGGAGTGGGAGGGGAGCGGTCCGCACATGGGCGGCTCGGCGCTTTTCGATCCCGCCGACAACCTCTTCAAGATGTGGTACACCGTGTTCAACCGCCACAACTACGACAACCGCCTGCCTTTCTCCTACAACGTGGCCTACGCCGAATCCGACGATGGCATCACCTGGCGCAAGCCCGCCCTGGGCGTATTCGAGCATCCCGCCGATCCGCAGAATAATCTCATCAAACTCGGCACTGATAAGACGCAGAACATCGACGTGATGCTCAACCCGAAGCCCGGCGAATACCCCGGCAAGTTCCTCGCCATTCACAACCAGAAGGGCGGCGTGTTTGTGTCCCACTCCGAGGATGGCAAGTCCTTCACGTTTCTTCAGGAGGCGGCCGCCATCGCCTACCACAGCGATACCCACAACAATTTCGTCTTCGACGAAGTGCGCAACAACTGGCTCATCTTCTGCCGACCCCGCGCCTA
This window contains:
- a CDS encoding deoxyhypusine synthase family protein yields the protein MPSTQLPILEFVLGNYKNFNARATRDALVAYWRHVEGGGKMFWAVAGAMSSAQLGITLAPAIRAGLIHGLSVTGANLEESLFRLVAHEHYKDFPEYRYMRKEDDTRILEDRMRRVTDTSIPEDEAFRVVEKYIVPRWKAATAAGERLLWHEYFYELVNQIEAEKRTGDPDACWLLAAADHKLPIVVPGHEDSTFGNIFASYVKTGDCSASIAKSGIEYMAWFYDVYGELSEGPGVGFFQIGGGIAGDFPICVVPSIKYDLEQEAKPWAYFCQISDSTTSYGSYSGATPNEKITWDKLTEDTPMFVVESDATIVAPLMLRALMECKAHPAEANALIGAMA